From Hydrogenobacter sp., one genomic window encodes:
- the argF gene encoding ornithine carbamoyltransferase: MIRNFVDLWDITPDEGWSILLNAESIKRGQDREKHLFGKNVGLFFTKPSTRTRVSFEVAVNQLGGNTIYLAEQSLQISRGEDLKDTARTLSRYLDCIVIRTDSHKRLEEYAKYSTIPVINALTDMSHPCQVLSDVFTLYETFKEDIRNIKIAYVGDGNNVCNTWLVAAGLFGLNLFVATPEGYEPSSYYYQAGEDLCKITGGSIYLTVNPVEAVKDAHVIYTDVWVSMNQERSEEKINMLLPYQVNEELLSHARKDVKVMHCLPAKKGEEITEEIFEKYADFIFTQAENRLHTQKALLKFLISSVI; encoded by the coding sequence ATGATAAGAAACTTTGTGGATCTTTGGGATATAACCCCGGACGAGGGGTGGAGTATATTGCTGAACGCTGAAAGTATAAAGCGTGGGCAGGATAGGGAAAAGCATCTTTTTGGCAAAAATGTTGGGCTTTTTTTCACAAAACCATCTACAAGAACGAGGGTATCTTTTGAGGTAGCTGTAAATCAGCTTGGTGGAAATACCATATACTTAGCTGAGCAAAGTCTTCAGATCTCAAGGGGTGAAGATCTTAAAGATACTGCAAGGACTTTATCAAGATATCTGGACTGTATAGTAATCAGGACGGACTCACACAAAAGGCTTGAAGAATATGCCAAGTACTCAACAATACCGGTGATAAATGCACTCACCGATATGTCACACCCTTGTCAAGTGCTTAGCGATGTATTCACGCTTTATGAAACCTTCAAGGAGGATATAAGGAATATAAAGATAGCGTACGTGGGTGATGGGAATAATGTATGCAACACTTGGCTGGTAGCTGCTGGGCTTTTTGGTCTTAACCTTTTTGTTGCAACTCCGGAGGGTTACGAACCGAGTAGCTACTATTATCAGGCAGGAGAAGATCTTTGTAAAATCACTGGAGGTAGCATATACCTGACCGTAAATCCCGTAGAAGCTGTAAAAGATGCGCATGTTATTTATACAGACGTTTGGGTGAGTATGAATCAGGAAAGAAGTGAAGAAAAGATAAATATGTTATTACCTTATCAGGTGAATGAAGAACTTTTATCTCATGCAAGGAAGGATGTTAAGGTAATGCACTGTCTTCCTGCTAAAAAGGGCGAGGAAATAACCGAAGAGATCTTTGAAAAGTACGCTGACTTTATTTTTACGCAAGCTGAAAACAGATTGCACACGCAAAAGGCACTGTTGAAGTTTTTAATCTCATCGGTGATATAA
- a CDS encoding 3-dehydroquinate synthase II translates to MKEFWYWAEGYDKKFITTAIESGATTIILNDPSKKEEVKRLGRVNVVSQDGDMKLGEDVVYVLIKGKEDEERAGKYPPHVKVIVETTDWTVIPLENLVAQREELYAVVRNEEEAKTALKILEKGVKGVVLKSEDINTIKRVGKALEEEEEKVSLSVVKITRIFALGLGDRVCVDTTSLLNRGEGMLVGNSSGGMFLVHAETEENPYVASRPFRVNAGAVHMYVRVPNNKTKYLCELSSGDAVMVYDYKGRGRLVYVGRSKVERRPMLLVEGRVDNKKVSAILQNAETIRLTKPDGMPISVVELKEGDEVLGYIEEAGRHFGMKVEETITEK, encoded by the coding sequence ATGAAGGAATTTTGGTATTGGGCTGAAGGTTATGATAAAAAGTTTATAACTACAGCCATTGAGTCGGGAGCTACTACAATAATTTTGAACGATCCCTCCAAAAAAGAAGAAGTTAAAAGACTTGGAAGGGTGAATGTGGTTTCTCAGGATGGAGATATGAAGCTGGGTGAGGATGTTGTATACGTGCTTATAAAGGGAAAGGAAGATGAGGAAAGAGCCGGGAAGTATCCTCCACACGTGAAAGTAATTGTTGAGACCACGGATTGGACGGTAATTCCTCTTGAGAATTTGGTAGCTCAAAGGGAAGAGCTTTACGCGGTAGTAAGAAACGAAGAAGAAGCAAAAACTGCTCTGAAGATACTGGAAAAGGGTGTGAAAGGTGTGGTTTTAAAAAGCGAGGATATAAATACCATAAAAAGGGTTGGAAAGGCTTTGGAGGAAGAGGAAGAAAAAGTTTCACTATCTGTAGTTAAGATCACACGCATATTTGCACTCGGTTTGGGAGACAGGGTGTGCGTGGATACCACATCCTTGCTTAACCGAGGTGAAGGTATGCTGGTAGGCAACTCTTCTGGTGGTATGTTTCTTGTGCATGCGGAAACTGAGGAAAATCCTTACGTAGCTTCAAGACCATTCCGAGTAAATGCAGGTGCTGTACACATGTATGTAAGGGTACCAAACAACAAAACCAAGTATCTGTGCGAGCTTTCTTCTGGAGATGCGGTGATGGTTTATGACTACAAAGGGAGAGGGAGACTCGTCTATGTAGGGAGATCAAAGGTGGAGAGGCGTCCAATGCTTTTGGTAGAGGGGAGGGTTGATAACAAAAAAGTTAGCGCAATACTTCAAAATGCGGAAACTATAAGACTTACAAAACCTGACGGGATGCCCATTTCCGTAGTTGAACTAAAAGAAGGTGACGAGGTTTTAGGTTACATAGAAGAAGCGGGAAGACACTTCGGTATGAAGGTGGAGGAAACGATCACGGAAAAGTGA
- a CDS encoding UDP-N-acetylmuramoyl-L-alanyl-D-glutamate--2,6-diaminopimelate ligase has product MNIKDLLSGVKGITENSKDVKEDYIFVAIKGSKNDGHDFVKEALNRGAKWVFVERDLGLSDERIVKVEDTRRAFGELADAFYGEPSKKLKVIGITGTNGKTTTTHLIEAILNKAGIKTGLVGTVYYRFLNKIYQYESRTTPNPTAWHMTLRNMLEDGAEAVVAEVSSHALDQKRVWGTRFCVVGFTNLSHDHLDYHKSMENYFKAKLRLFTEYVYDYALVNSDDEYGKRIVKELKGRAITYGKEGNFKIIDFNTDFHGSRLKVEYEGKIYELCSNLVGDFQAYNLSLAVLCGLLLGVDAKAIEEGVRKVYVPGRFETYRGNGFLVIVDYAHTPDALENILKSIRRLSKKRVITVFGAGGNRDRTKRPLMGSVAERLSDLLVITSDNPRDEEPMDIIKDICIGIKDTSKVIVEEDRKKAINIALSLAKPGDIVLVAGKGHEDYQEIKGVRHPFKDSEVIKEALSVRL; this is encoded by the coding sequence ATGAACATAAAAGACCTCCTTTCTGGTGTAAAAGGCATAACAGAAAATTCCAAGGATGTTAAGGAAGATTACATCTTCGTTGCTATAAAAGGATCCAAAAATGACGGACATGATTTTGTCAAGGAAGCTCTAAACAGAGGTGCAAAATGGGTGTTTGTGGAGAGGGATTTAGGACTTTCAGATGAGCGCATTGTGAAAGTGGAGGATACCAGAAGGGCTTTCGGGGAGCTTGCAGATGCCTTTTACGGTGAGCCTTCTAAAAAACTGAAAGTAATTGGTATAACAGGTACAAACGGTAAAACAACAACCACGCACTTAATAGAAGCTATCCTCAACAAAGCGGGTATAAAGACGGGTCTTGTAGGAACTGTGTATTACAGATTTTTGAACAAAATATATCAGTACGAAAGCAGGACAACACCCAACCCTACAGCTTGGCATATGACTTTAAGAAATATGCTTGAAGACGGTGCTGAAGCTGTTGTTGCTGAGGTTTCTTCACACGCTCTTGATCAAAAAAGGGTTTGGGGTACACGCTTTTGTGTGGTAGGCTTTACCAACCTCTCCCACGATCACCTTGACTATCACAAAAGCATGGAAAACTACTTTAAAGCAAAACTCAGGCTCTTTACTGAGTACGTATACGATTATGCTCTGGTAAACTCAGATGATGAGTACGGGAAAAGAATAGTCAAGGAGTTAAAGGGCAGAGCTATAACCTACGGAAAGGAAGGAAACTTTAAGATAATTGATTTCAATACAGATTTTCATGGCTCAAGGCTAAAGGTAGAGTACGAAGGGAAAATTTACGAACTATGCTCAAACCTTGTAGGAGATTTTCAGGCGTATAACCTATCTTTGGCTGTACTCTGCGGTCTCCTTTTAGGTGTGGATGCAAAAGCCATTGAGGAAGGAGTAAGAAAGGTTTATGTACCCGGTAGATTTGAAACTTACAGAGGGAATGGTTTTTTGGTGATAGTAGATTATGCGCACACGCCTGATGCTCTTGAGAATATACTCAAGAGTATAAGAAGACTATCCAAGAAAAGAGTAATAACGGTTTTTGGTGCTGGCGGAAACAGAGACAGAACAAAAAGACCACTAATGGGAAGTGTGGCAGAACGCTTGTCGGACCTTCTTGTAATAACATCGGACAATCCGCGAGACGAAGAACCTATGGACATTATAAAAGATATATGCATTGGTATAAAAGATACATCAAAGGTGATCGTGGAAGAAGACAGAAAGAAAGCTATAAATATAGCTCTGAGTCTTGCTAAGCCGGGTGATATAGTTTTGGTTGCTGGCAAAGGACACGAAGACTATCAGGAAATAAAAGGTGTGAGGCATCCCTTTAAAGACTCGGAAGTTATAAAGGAGGCTCTAAGTGTGCGACTTTGA
- a CDS encoding prolipoprotein diacylglyceryl transferase family protein → MFPVLIELFGIKIYTYGVLVATGALLAYFLSLKLAKKEGLNASHIENTLLLALAFGIIGGRLSYVIEHPEQIKGFVDVIAIWNGGMDFFGGLFGGVLGVIVGIVRYKLPVWKVGDIAALSLTIAHAVGRLGCTSAGCCYGLPFPVQGVSTPGIHLTTKFPFFYMVFPEGAVAPPYMPLYPTQLMEFIGLILIFFLLLLAYRKKPFDGFVFSLYMILYGILRFFLEFYRGVTPPIPGIGLTWNQIVSILMVVLSPVLMLLLPKGKKAQPV, encoded by the coding sequence ATGTTTCCTGTACTTATTGAGCTATTTGGTATCAAAATATACACGTATGGTGTCCTTGTTGCAACTGGTGCGCTCTTGGCATACTTTCTCAGCTTGAAGCTTGCAAAAAAGGAAGGCTTAAACGCATCTCATATAGAAAACACACTACTTTTGGCTTTAGCTTTCGGCATAATCGGAGGTAGGCTATCTTACGTGATCGAGCATCCCGAACAGATAAAGGGATTTGTGGATGTGATCGCTATATGGAACGGCGGAATGGACTTTTTTGGTGGACTTTTTGGAGGTGTATTAGGAGTTATTGTTGGCATAGTGAGGTACAAACTTCCTGTTTGGAAGGTAGGAGACATAGCTGCGCTATCTTTGACAATTGCGCATGCTGTAGGAAGACTTGGATGTACTTCAGCAGGATGCTGTTACGGACTTCCCTTTCCAGTACAAGGTGTTTCCACGCCGGGTATTCATCTTACAACTAAGTTCCCTTTCTTTTATATGGTTTTTCCCGAGGGTGCGGTAGCTCCACCCTACATGCCACTTTATCCTACACAACTTATGGAATTCATAGGGCTTATACTCATATTCTTTCTTTTACTCTTGGCTTACAGAAAAAAACCCTTTGACGGTTTTGTATTTTCACTTTACATGATCCTTTACGGTATCCTCAGGTTCTTCCTTGAGTTTTACAGGGGTGTGACTCCTCCTATTCCCGGTATAGGTCTTACTTGGAATCAGATAGTCTCCATATTAATGGTGGTTCTTTCACCTGTGCTTATGCTCCTGCTACCGAAGGGTAAAAAGGCTCAACCCGTATAA
- the gatB gene encoding Asp-tRNA(Asn)/Glu-tRNA(Gln) amidotransferase subunit GatB — MEFEPVIGLEIHVQMDTKTKMFCSCPVEFGAEPNTRVCPVCLALPGSLPVTNRQAVEYAIRASLALNCEIRTRCLFARKNYFYPDLPKGYQISQYEEPLAVNGWLEIEGRKIRIRRLHIEEDAGKNIHEGSKTYVDLNRAGTPLMEIVTEPDINSAELAKLFLEELRNIMRYTGVSKADMEKGQLRCDINVSIRPKGSNILGTRVEIKNVNSFRFVQKAIESEIERQIKILSSGGQIKQETRTFDPATGLTHPMRTKEEAQDYRYFPDPDLLPLIISKEWVEDIKRRMPELPSQRREKFVKKYGLTKYEAKVMTDLKAVGDFFEEALRFYHEPKLLSNWLLNDLLGLLNEAGKDIEGSPVNPSQLAKLVSFIKNGTISSKLAKEVLKLMVETGKDPELIIEERGLKQVSDEESIKKLVEEVLRNHPKEVERYLHGEEKIFGFLVGQVMKLAKGRANPQLVNRILHELLKVYTG; from the coding sequence ATGGAGTTTGAACCAGTAATAGGTCTTGAGATACACGTACAGATGGATACAAAAACAAAGATGTTCTGCTCGTGTCCTGTAGAGTTTGGGGCTGAACCTAATACGAGAGTATGTCCCGTGTGTCTTGCTCTTCCTGGAAGCCTGCCAGTAACTAACAGACAGGCTGTAGAGTACGCTATAAGAGCTTCTCTCGCCCTGAACTGTGAGATAAGAACCAGATGCCTTTTTGCAAGGAAAAATTACTTCTATCCTGATCTTCCAAAAGGGTATCAAATATCCCAGTATGAGGAACCCCTTGCTGTAAACGGATGGCTTGAGATTGAAGGTAGAAAAATAAGGATAAGGAGACTCCATATAGAGGAAGATGCAGGTAAAAACATCCATGAAGGTTCAAAAACGTACGTGGATCTAAACAGAGCGGGAACCCCACTGATGGAAATAGTCACCGAACCAGATATAAACTCTGCAGAATTGGCAAAGCTCTTTTTAGAAGAACTCAGAAATATCATGAGATACACAGGTGTATCAAAAGCTGATATGGAAAAGGGTCAGCTAAGATGTGATATAAATGTATCTATAAGACCCAAAGGCTCTAACATTCTCGGTACCAGAGTGGAGATAAAGAATGTAAACTCTTTCAGATTCGTCCAAAAGGCTATAGAAAGTGAAATAGAAAGGCAGATAAAGATACTGTCTTCTGGAGGACAGATAAAGCAAGAGACGAGAACTTTTGATCCTGCCACTGGTCTTACTCACCCTATGAGAACTAAGGAAGAAGCACAAGACTATAGGTACTTTCCTGATCCGGATCTTCTACCTTTGATAATTTCCAAAGAATGGGTAGAGGACATAAAAAGGCGTATGCCAGAACTCCCTTCACAGCGTAGAGAGAAGTTTGTGAAGAAGTACGGTCTTACCAAGTATGAAGCGAAGGTTATGACGGATCTCAAAGCTGTAGGTGACTTTTTTGAAGAAGCACTACGTTTTTATCATGAACCTAAACTTTTATCCAATTGGCTTTTAAACGACCTTTTAGGGCTTTTGAACGAAGCGGGCAAAGACATAGAAGGGTCACCAGTAAATCCCTCACAACTTGCCAAACTCGTAAGCTTTATAAAGAATGGTACGATCTCTTCAAAACTTGCCAAAGAGGTGCTTAAACTTATGGTAGAAACCGGTAAGGATCCCGAGCTTATTATAGAAGAAAGAGGACTAAAACAGGTGAGTGATGAAGAGAGTATAAAGAAGCTCGTAGAGGAGGTACTCAGAAATCACCCCAAAGAAGTAGAAAGATATCTACATGGTGAGGAAAAGATATTCGGCTTCTTGGTAGGGCAAGTTATGAAGTTAGCCAAAGGTAGAGCAAATCCTCAGTTGGTCAACAGGATCCTGCACGAGCTTTTAAAAGTTTATACGGGTTGA
- a CDS encoding SCO family protein, with amino-acid sequence MRKLALFITWSFILSLALSCQKKHEFYGFVYDQPAYDFKLTNYDGKQVKLSDYTSKGNIVVIFFGYTHCPDVCPTALTTLANMMKKLKENERQRVQVLFITVDPERDSPSVLKGYVPFFYPTFVGLTGSQEDIKKVAKEYKVFYRKVKGESAAGYLVDHTATIYVVTPDMRIKLLYTPAKQDPDKMAKDIQYLLKS; translated from the coding sequence ATGAGGAAATTAGCGTTATTTATAACATGGTCGTTTATTTTAAGTTTAGCTCTCTCCTGTCAAAAAAAGCACGAATTTTACGGTTTTGTTTACGATCAGCCCGCTTATGACTTTAAGCTCACAAACTACGATGGAAAGCAGGTAAAATTGTCTGACTACACATCAAAGGGTAATATAGTAGTCATATTTTTCGGTTATACTCATTGTCCGGATGTATGTCCAACAGCCTTGACTACACTTGCAAACATGATGAAAAAGCTTAAGGAAAATGAGAGACAAAGGGTTCAGGTTCTTTTCATAACTGTTGATCCAGAAAGGGACAGTCCGAGCGTTTTGAAGGGTTATGTACCTTTCTTCTATCCTACTTTTGTAGGTCTTACCGGAAGCCAAGAGGATATAAAGAAGGTAGCCAAAGAGTACAAGGTTTTCTACAGAAAGGTGAAAGGTGAGTCTGCCGCAGGTTATCTCGTAGATCATACAGCTACCATATACGTAGTGACCCCCGATATGAGGATAAAACTTCTCTACACTCCTGCAAAACAAGATCCGGATAAAATGGCTAAAGATATACAGTATCTGCTCAAATCTTGA
- the rsmG gene encoding 16S rRNA (guanine(527)-N(7))-methyltransferase RsmG, whose product MIEEIFKRNGFELSSRQSELFKIYIRELKKWNRVHKLTAIEDDKQIVIRHFVDSLTLALCFREKGINVEGKSVCDVGSGAGFPGVPLKIYYGDRINLTLVESVAKKCAFLEYLKVKLGLEYTVLCKRAENIEESFDIVVCRALGQLKEILPMLNKLARISVFVMKGKEAPKGYDYCRIQTYDIKGSYILFLPKIR is encoded by the coding sequence TTGATAGAAGAGATCTTCAAAAGAAACGGATTTGAGTTGTCTTCCAGACAGTCGGAACTCTTTAAAATCTATATACGGGAATTAAAAAAATGGAATAGAGTACACAAGCTTACGGCTATTGAGGATGATAAGCAAATAGTTATTCGGCACTTTGTTGATTCTCTTACCTTAGCGTTGTGCTTTAGGGAAAAGGGCATAAATGTGGAGGGTAAGAGTGTGTGCGATGTGGGTTCAGGTGCCGGTTTCCCGGGTGTACCTCTCAAAATATACTACGGTGATCGCATAAACCTAACCTTGGTAGAGTCCGTTGCTAAAAAGTGTGCCTTCCTTGAATACCTGAAGGTAAAACTCGGTCTTGAATATACAGTTCTTTGTAAAAGGGCAGAGAATATTGAAGAAAGCTTTGATATAGTTGTGTGCAGGGCTTTGGGTCAACTCAAAGAGATCCTGCCCATGCTCAATAAATTAGCTCGCATCTCCGTCTTCGTGATGAAGGGTAAAGAAGCACCAAAAGGATATGACTATTGCAGAATACAAACTTACGACATAAAGGGTAGTTATATCCTTTTTCTTCCAAAAATAAGATAA
- a CDS encoding tRNA (adenine-N1)-methyltransferase produces MSFKEGDYVIILYRERKYLRKLVKGMSLSVRGHTINFHDILGKQDGQRVGEFFVLSPTLEDIILLGFERKTQIVYPKDAFYIALKLNVKRTDKVLEFGTGSGAMTTVLSYLAGEVWTYETSKDFYANALKNWEKFNLCTNVKAFNTNFLEAHFEEEFFDACFVDVKEPWEYLEKVWKVLKQGKVCAFVLPTTNQVSKLLSFMKPLFTDLEVMEILLRHYKINPERLRPEDQMPAHTAYLIFGRKRI; encoded by the coding sequence ATGAGTTTTAAAGAAGGAGATTACGTAATTATACTATACAGGGAGAGGAAGTATCTGAGGAAGCTTGTGAAAGGCATGAGTCTGAGTGTGCGGGGACACACTATAAACTTTCACGATATATTGGGGAAACAGGATGGGCAGAGGGTTGGTGAATTCTTTGTACTAAGCCCTACCCTTGAAGACATTATACTCTTAGGTTTTGAAAGGAAAACACAGATTGTTTATCCAAAAGATGCCTTTTATATAGCTTTAAAGTTAAATGTAAAGCGCACAGATAAAGTGTTAGAGTTCGGTACAGGTAGTGGTGCTATGACCACCGTCCTTTCATATTTAGCCGGAGAGGTGTGGACTTATGAAACCTCCAAAGATTTTTATGCCAATGCTTTGAAAAACTGGGAGAAATTTAATCTATGCACCAATGTAAAGGCTTTTAATACCAACTTCCTTGAAGCCCATTTTGAAGAAGAGTTTTTTGATGCGTGCTTTGTTGATGTGAAAGAGCCATGGGAGTATTTAGAAAAGGTCTGGAAAGTATTAAAGCAAGGTAAAGTTTGTGCCTTTGTACTTCCAACTACCAATCAGGTGAGTAAATTGCTATCTTTCATGAAACCCCTTTTTACTGATCTTGAAGTGATGGAGATCCTGTTGAGACATTATAAAATAAATCCAGAAAGGCTCAGACCAGAAGATCAAATGCCCGCCCACACAGCTTATCTTATTTTTGGAAGAAAAAGGATATAA
- a CDS encoding NUDIX hydrolase, with the protein MKKPQTPLLAVDGVVRLWKETTFRGIVLIERLYPPYGFALPGGFVQIGETVEEAVIREIKEETGLDASIRKLLGVYSHPNRDPRFHVASVVFILDAEGSPSAGDDAKKVHIFKLEDIPFDKLVFDHGSILWDFIRS; encoded by the coding sequence ATGAAAAAACCTCAAACCCCTCTTCTGGCTGTGGATGGTGTAGTTAGGCTGTGGAAAGAAACCACCTTCAGAGGTATAGTGCTTATAGAGAGGCTTTACCCACCTTACGGTTTTGCACTACCAGGTGGCTTTGTTCAAATTGGTGAAACTGTGGAGGAAGCTGTAATAAGAGAGATAAAAGAAGAGACTGGGCTTGACGCAAGTATAAGAAAGCTGCTCGGTGTATACTCTCACCCAAATAGAGATCCGAGATTCCATGTAGCTTCTGTAGTTTTTATTCTTGATGCTGAGGGGAGTCCTTCGGCTGGTGATGATGCAAAAAAAGTCCACATATTTAAGCTTGAGGATATACCCTTTGATAAGCTCGTCTTTGATCATGGAAGTATACTTTGGGACTTCATAAGATCTTAG
- the serS gene encoding serine--tRNA ligase has translation MLDLELIRKKSDFVKERLRTRGEGYDELVDRILELDEERRSILKELENLRAERNRVSKEIGIMKKQGKDTLNLEVEMRKIKNSIEELEVKLEITDRELKNVMLRIPNLPHDDVPIGKDEKENLEVRRCGTPKEFGFEPRPHWEIGEKLGILDFERGTKLSGSRFTVLKGVGAKLERALINFMLDMHTSKGYKEVFPPHLVRPEILEGTGQLPKFEEELYVCERDNLYLIPTAEVPLTNLFRNEILKENELPIYLTSYTPCYRREAGAYGKDIRGIIRQHQFNKVELVKLVRPEDSYEELERLTLDAEDVLKALDLPYRVVLLCTGDMGFSSAKTYDIEVWFPSQGRYREVSSCSNCEDFQARRMNTRFKDGQGRNRYVHTLNGSGLAVGRTLAAILENYQREDGSVVVPHALRDYLKADLIKPE, from the coding sequence ATGCTTGATCTTGAGCTTATAAGAAAGAAAAGCGATTTTGTAAAAGAGAGGCTGAGGACAAGAGGCGAAGGATATGATGAACTTGTTGATCGTATACTTGAACTTGACGAAGAAAGGAGAAGTATCCTTAAAGAGCTTGAAAATCTTAGAGCTGAGAGGAACCGTGTAAGTAAAGAAATAGGGATCATGAAAAAACAGGGTAAGGACACACTGAACCTTGAAGTGGAAATGAGAAAGATCAAGAATAGCATAGAGGAGCTTGAGGTGAAGCTTGAGATTACGGATAGAGAGTTGAAAAATGTAATGCTTCGCATACCGAATCTGCCACATGATGATGTACCTATAGGAAAGGACGAAAAAGAGAATCTTGAAGTTAGAAGGTGTGGCACTCCAAAAGAGTTTGGTTTTGAACCAAGACCTCACTGGGAAATAGGTGAGAAGTTAGGTATACTTGATTTTGAGAGGGGAACGAAACTATCTGGAAGTCGCTTCACCGTACTTAAGGGCGTTGGTGCGAAGTTAGAGAGGGCTTTAATAAACTTTATGTTGGACATGCACACAAGCAAAGGATACAAGGAGGTATTTCCACCTCATCTTGTGAGACCAGAAATTTTGGAAGGGACAGGACAATTACCAAAGTTTGAAGAAGAACTGTACGTATGCGAGAGAGACAATCTCTATCTGATACCCACTGCAGAAGTACCATTAACTAACCTTTTTAGAAATGAAATACTCAAAGAAAACGAGCTTCCCATATACCTGACATCTTACACACCATGCTACAGAAGGGAAGCTGGAGCTTATGGGAAAGATATAAGAGGTATAATACGTCAGCATCAGTTTAACAAGGTAGAACTCGTTAAGTTAGTAAGACCTGAAGATTCTTATGAGGAGTTAGAAAGGCTCACCTTAGATGCTGAAGATGTACTTAAGGCTTTGGACCTTCCTTACAGAGTGGTGCTTTTATGTACAGGCGATATGGGCTTTTCCTCAGCAAAAACTTACGATATAGAGGTTTGGTTTCCATCTCAGGGCAGATACAGGGAAGTATCTTCATGTTCCAACTGCGAAGACTTTCAGGCAAGAAGGATGAACACGAGATTTAAGGATGGTCAAGGTAGAAACAGATATGTCCACACGCTGAACGGTTCTGGACTCGCTGTAGGGAGAACGCTTGCCGCTATACTTGAAAACTACCAAAGGGAAGATGGTTCTGTAGTTGTACCGCATGCACTCAGGGATTACTTAAAAGCTGATCTTATAAAACCCGAGTGA
- the metK gene encoding methionine adenosyltransferase — protein MGRYIKMAESPTEGHPDKLADLIADALLDEFIRKDPYSRVSLEILLISGMTFVSGHVSTESYVDIPGIVRSTIKEVGYNRPEYGFDADTSAVITSIEEQSPEIALGISSEGAGDTATVIGYACVETQSYMPLPITLAHNLSKKISDIRKGGKAPFLRPDGKALITVVYENENPLFIKDLVVFVQHDPDVSLDNLREFIYEEAIRKVIPSNLISENTKIMINPSGRFVLGGPVADAGQTGRKIVSDAYGDVAYSGGSAFSGKDPTKTDRSASYLARMMAKHIVACGFARRCMVQMAYAFGVSEVLAFDLETYGTETVDKEKIKKVLLDVFPTGPKKIIDFLDLRKPIYKKTACYGHFGKEDLSWEKLTKIEELKAKLS, from the coding sequence ATGGGAAGATACATAAAGATGGCTGAATCACCAACAGAAGGACATCCTGACAAACTTGCGGATTTGATAGCTGATGCTTTACTTGATGAGTTTATCAGAAAAGATCCTTACAGTAGGGTATCTCTTGAGATACTCCTCATTTCGGGAATGACCTTTGTGTCAGGGCATGTATCCACAGAGAGTTATGTAGATATTCCGGGTATAGTCAGGAGTACTATAAAGGAAGTTGGATACAACAGACCTGAGTACGGTTTTGATGCGGATACATCTGCAGTCATAACATCTATAGAAGAGCAAAGTCCGGAGATAGCGCTTGGTATATCTTCTGAAGGTGCTGGAGATACAGCAACGGTGATAGGATACGCTTGCGTTGAGACACAAAGCTATATGCCCTTGCCTATAACCTTAGCACACAATCTATCTAAGAAAATATCCGATATTAGAAAGGGTGGGAAAGCACCTTTTTTGAGACCTGATGGGAAAGCTCTTATAACTGTCGTTTACGAAAACGAAAATCCGTTATTTATCAAGGATCTTGTAGTTTTTGTTCAACACGATCCGGATGTGTCTTTAGATAACTTGAGAGAGTTTATCTATGAGGAGGCAATAAGAAAGGTTATCCCCTCAAACCTCATTTCCGAAAATACAAAAATAATGATAAACCCTTCTGGAAGGTTTGTACTCGGTGGACCTGTAGCCGATGCAGGTCAGACAGGACGAAAGATAGTGTCCGATGCTTATGGAGATGTTGCCTACTCTGGGGGAAGCGCCTTTTCTGGTAAGGATCCTACCAAAACGGACAGATCTGCCTCTTATCTTGCGAGAATGATGGCAAAGCATATAGTTGCCTGCGGGTTTGCAAGAAGATGTATGGTTCAGATGGCTTACGCCTTTGGGGTGAGTGAAGTCTTAGCCTTTGATTTGGAAACTTATGGTACCGAAACGGTGGATAAGGAGAAGATAAAAAAGGTACTCCTCGATGTATTCCCAACCGGTCCCAAAAAGATCATAGACTTTCTTGATTTGCGAAAACCTATATACAAAAAAACAGCTTGTTACGGGCACTTTGGCAAAGAAGATCTTTCTTGGGAGAAGCTTACCAAGATTGAAGAGCTAAAAGCAAAACTTTCTTAG